The genomic window AGAAATTTCCTGCAAGGGGTGTCTGGATTACAATCCTCTTAGGTTTGTGATCCCAAGTATGTGGGTAATTCTATGGTAAAATTGTAGTTTCATGTAGATAGTTTATATAAAATAGCAAATCAATTAGATATGAATAACTATTTAAAatgattatataattattttttttaggaTTATCATTAGTCGGTTATTATTTGATAGGACCTATTTATAtacatttatttatatttattgacTTGTCATTCCATATAGAGCATCTAACATAAAATTattgttttattttataatttttctatgGGTTAACgatcaaattgaattaaattaaaataaaaaaattaagtataaTCAATATTTAGTCTTTGGTTAacgattataataaaaaattgtaatatatcatttatgttattaataagtaaaatattaataaaaatatatttataattatattttattataaaaaataaatatgatatattttaaaaaaataattataaatatatatatatattattaataaaattataatttatatattaattaataaaaattttattacaagtaattaaattaaaattttaaaattttaaaaactacAAATTGaatagaattaaaaattaaatattctctcattataataatcaaaattttaattatttagttggaaccaaataaatgaagatCAGAAGAATGGAGTTTGCTGAGACAGGGGTGTTCCAAACGTGGCGCTGGTTCTTTCTAAGGCCATGCACATTTCTTGGGtttcaaattaaattgaagaatcaTATCGAACTAATAAGTATCATACCGAATCAAAGTTATTTTAATACATTAGTTTAATTCTGATTCTGCACTAAGAACTAAACAAAAATTATACCAAAATTAAACTGGAACCATACCAAGTTAAAACCAAATAaatgttattaataaaattattattaatatattaattaataaaaattttattacaagtaattaaattaaaaatttaaaattttaaaaactacAAATTGaatagaattaaaaattaaatattctctcattataataataaaaaatttaattatttagttagaaccaaataaatgaagatCGAAAGAATGGAGTTTGCTGAGACAGGGGCGGTCCAAACGCGGCGCTGGTTCTTTCTAAGGCAGTGCACGTTTTTTGGGTTCCAAGTTAAACTGAAAAATTATATCGAACCAATAAGTATCATACCGAATCAAAGTTATTTTGATACATTGGTTTGATTCTGATTCTGCACTAAGAACTAAACAAAAATTATACCAAAATTAAACCgaaaccataccaaattaaaaccAAACCTAAACCtgcatttatacatatatttttctatatttttttaaatgtattaaatacttttaatttaattatatatatatatatatgaactaaatacaacctaatattatattttatttctctatATTTTGTTAATAGtttcagttatatatatatatatatatatatatataattatgaactaaatacaatctaatattatattttatttatctatattttcttaatagtttcagttataaatatattaaattattttataattcttaattataaatatattattatactatatatttgttaattcataattatattgatatttttataattaaatattatataattaataaataattaaaatgtatattatatgaatatacttatattattatattatataatatatttactcATAAATTATGTATGTACTTTATAATTAAGGATTATATATTTAGAAATagctaaaaaatatattatatgatatattatatattaataacttaatttaaaacttaaatactaattcaaatatgactttttaataaaataattatataaaattatttcaagaaCCGAGACTAAATTAAAATCATATCGAACAAAATCGAAAAACCAAGAACTATACTGAATCGGAACTGAAAAAATGAAAAACCAAATTAAAATCATACcaaaattttagttcaatttTGATTCTTAGACAAATCTCTAACCGAATCGAAACTGCACACTCTTAATTCTTTTCATTGAAATTGGATGCGTTGAAacgatatatatattttttttccctttttcatCCAATCCTTATTATATTCCAATTTGACATTTTATAATTCTAGAAAAATCTTTAATATAAGTTAcattttttcaaatttaattaatgtatttagcaatataattttccataattttaataatctatttaaaattttcattttctaatTTTTGTGCTAATATAAATTTTCATTTAGATTTGTCATAATGTATGTTATATTTAAGGATAATAAACTATTAAgagatttattttaaaaataaaaattaaaaataattaacaaaatcaaatatatatatatatatatattaacaagaGTGTCACTTCACTTAATAAGGGTGCTTAAAAAAGTTCATAtagaataaatttttttttgtttttatttttattatataaaaattaatttatcatattaaatattaatttttatttaaatatttttaaattttaattattaaaatcttttctcatataaaaatattaataattattttcaattttttactacatcttttaataattttaaaattttaaaatttccacTCTCATAATAtctttaaaaattaactattttcttattaaatcttttattaaataagaaaaaagtgaattaatttttttaaaaaattatatatatatataaactgagCTTTAAAAATACTTAAAAAGAGTGTGTCACCTAAGTTTTTTTTCCCCAAAAGATAAAGGCATTCATTGCAAGGAAAAAAGAATATATTAatcaataatatattaattaagaaCCTTATTATTAAGGTTTTATAATATGATAATGAGaatataaaatatagaaaaaaatatGTTAAATTATGTTACTAAAATAAATAATTCGTACAACACAAGAGTAAAATGACTAATTAAGTCTTAATTTGAAATTAGTTAGAGTCAATTATATGACTACTTTTCATTATTAAACTCTTTTTAAGATCAATtccatattaatatttaaaaattgtaaATCAATTAATATTTATTCTCTCCACGTCATTTTACATTCTTTATATTCCATTCTATTACCTCCATCACTAATTTATCACATTTCTATATAGAATTTGATTCTTTAAATTAGAATTTCCAACTAGTAAAATTTAATTTCTGTGTTAAATATGACCAAACCATCATATAATTTCTAGTGCTCTTCACATCATTTTAAACCTTTAGTTCTTAATGAAACCTTAGATTTCAACTCAATAGCCATGTTTATATATAATTAGATATTTGTCAATTATTCAATTGGCCATTTGTTCCTAATATGAGCACTAAAAACACACGACTGAAAACATAGTCTAAACACTTTGGATAagtacatttaaaaaaaaaaaagatcacaATAGATGTATAATCATATTTAACATGCATTCTTGAGTATATCATCATCTTCCATAGCTGGAAGCAATTGGTGCAGATTGTGGCTCACCCATCTCCATACAAGACCATATAAAACTTCTCGTTGGGCGAAAGCAAATAATAAGTCAAAGCACAAGCAACTACTGGGGCATCTCGAGCTACTGAATAAGCTTGCGTACACAATTGTTTGACAATTGGGGGAACAAAAAGATCTAGAATAGTAACAGATTCATCAACCTGCAACTATGtgagaaaatatttaattttaattcaacaTCCTAGCTGCTTATTCATAGAAAAGACGagtagaaataaattcaatcacaataGTTTGCAATTAAGACCCCTCTCATCAACTGTATAATATTGATCATGGCAACATCAAAATTGTTTGGGAGTTCAGATTTTTAATGCATCACGAGTATATAATAATATTCCTAAATGTTGTATATAAGCGCAACCAAACTCAAATAGGAAAATGAATAGCATGAACAACATTTTTAAGCATTGAATAGATCATTTCTATTTCATTTAAAATCCAAGCTCAACTGAATTTTCACAAAAGAATATTCCACCTGCAAAATTGGTAACTAATAAAAACCAATCAACTACTCATTTAGGTCCTTCATTCACAACTTCTTTCCCATGTATGCCAAAAACACAAAAGTTTAGCGTAAAAGAGGAAACTCGCCTTGTGATCTGCAAATTTGAGAATCTCGTTGGAAACCGGTTGAAACTTATAATAGATAGGTCTAACTACGCTCTTAAACCTACCCCCAGCATTCTCGACATAAGGCTTGAATGGACCAGACACATCCTTGGCAAAGAGGTAGAGCTTTGAGAAGGAAACCAAGGCAAAAACTGCACCCGTTTgcacaaagtccaaatactttAACCTCTCTTCCTCCACATCAACCTAAATAATTCAATTCCACAGCTTTGTTAATTTGAGTATtcaataaatgaaccaaatatttaattatttcacaAGATAACcccataaaattaaatatagaaTTATAGTCAATACAATGAATTTGGTTTGCATATAAGAACAATTGCATGTACCTCTTCTTGGATATTCGCTTCTTTGTTCACCTCTTCTTGGATATTCTTGTTTTCTTCACCTTCACCCATAATTGAAGATTTCCTTTAAGCAGAAATGgaagatcaaaattcaaaacgCAGTCGTTGAAGTTTGAAAAAAAAGACCCACCTTTCCGAAAGCAGCGAAGAAGCCATCAACTTATTATGGTTTTAAACTAAAACCAAATCCCTCTGTTTACAGACGGAACTTGATGGGAACGGGCGGCTGTGATGAAAAGAAGTGTGAAAACGTGTTAGTGTTTTATTGGTTTAGCGTGCATGACTCTTATGGGGCAAGCTTACATGTGAGTTATGGACTGGGGAAACGGATATTCATGAATTTTCATGaactttttaataaattataagaaATAAGTTAGCCTTgtttttcaaaattaaataaattaaattcaagacCATATACCACTTAAAAATTCAAatcttaataatttttcttacctttaaaacttttaaaatttaatctataaatttgaattaataatcaaaaataaaaaatatttacaaaTCTATTGTGGttttaaactatttaaaaaatagtatttacttaataaaatattattggaAAAGGAGTTTTCTTGATGGgtcaaattaattatttttatcagaaaatacaGTTATATGTTTTTGAAAATACTATTTTCAGTGGTATTTTTAAAAGTATATAGCCATATACTTTTAAAAATATCATTCTCAATGGTATTTTAATAAGCACGAAACTATATGCTTTTGAAAACGCTAATATCAGTGGTAATTTTAGAAACACGTAAgataaaagataaaattatttaaaggtatataattattatttctatttgtgttttttttttgttatttttattcaaTTGTTTTTTTTAATGAGCatacaataaatatatattttaaaattttttaaataaaataattttaaaattatttaaaactaAAATCAAATACAAAAGTGAAACAATTATGATATCATAATGGCTTTACTCAATAGACATATTGagaactttattttatttttagtgtGTTTCAGATTTTTTTTAAGGTAAACTCTAATAAAATCTCTGAAGttagataaaattaataatttagtctctatattttaaaaatcaaataagtTATTTGTcactttttattttattgattgATTAATTCATTTGCtcaattt from Hevea brasiliensis isolate MT/VB/25A 57/8 unplaced genomic scaffold, ASM3005281v1 Scaf573, whole genome shotgun sequence includes these protein-coding regions:
- the LOC110644913 gene encoding small rubber particle protein-like isoform X2, which encodes MGEGEENKNIQEEVNKEANIQEEVDVEEERLKYLDFVQTGAVFALVSFSKLYLFAKDVSGPFKPYVENAGGRFKSVVRPIYYKFQPVSNEILKFADHKVDESVTILDLFVPPIVKQLCTQAYSVARDAPVVACALTYYLLSPNEKFYMVLYGDG
- the LOC110644913 gene encoding small rubber particle protein-like isoform X1, producing the protein MGEGEENKNIQEEVNKEANIQEEVDVEEERLKYLDFVQTGAVFALVSFSKLYLFAKDVSGPFKPYVENAGGRFKSVVRPIYYKFQPVSNEILKFADHKLQVDESVTILDLFVPPIVKQLCTQAYSVARDAPVVACALTYYLLSPNEKFYMVLYGDG